The Neorhodopirellula lusitana DNA window GCTCCCGGGTTTGATGCCCGCTGGCCAACGCACAATGAAGGGAACTCTGTGCCCGCCGTCCCATAAATCAGCTTTGGATCCCCTGAATTGAGCACTGGGATAATGCCCTTTCGCTTCGAGCCGCTTAATACCAGCCGCTTTGGAGCATCCATTATCGCTGGAGACGATCACGAGCGTGTTTTCGGTGAGCCCTGCGGCATCGACGGCCTGAACAATCTGGCCGATCGCCGCATCGGTCTGCATGACGAAATCGCCGTATGGGCCGAGTTTACTTTTGCCTTGCCAGGCTGGCGTCGGGACGATCGGTGTGTGCGGTGAAGCCAACGCAACGTACAAAAAGAAGGGCGTCGTTGCTTCCTGTTTTTTGATGTACTCAACTGCTTTGTCAGCAAAATCGTCTAAAACATCAATTCTCTCGAAATCCTCGTGTGCCGGACCCGTACGCCTAAAGTCTTTGGTGGTTGTACATTCACCAACAAACTTGTCGTTCTCGATATAGATGTAGGGAGGCATGTCCAGTGACGCGGAGATACCAAAGTAATAGTCAAAGCCTAGATCACTGGGGCCACCTGTAATCGGGGCCTTCCAGTCAACTTCGTGCTGACCTTTACCATTCTTCACAAAGTTCATACCAAGGTGCCACTTGCCGACCATCGCCGTGCTGTATCCCTGAGCCTTCAGCAGGCTCGCGACGGTCGTGCGATCGGTCGGAATCAGCGGCTTGCCATAGCCATTGATCACCCCCGCCTGGCGTTCACTGCGCCAATTGTAGCGGCCGGTCAGCAAGCCGTAACGCGATGGCGTGCAGACCGACGAAGTGGTGTGCGCATCGGTGAACACCATGCCCTCTGCTGCCAGCTGATCCATTTTTGGCGTGGCAATTTTCCCGCGTTCGGGATTCAGACACTGAACATCGCCGTAGCCGAGATCATCGGCATAAATGAAAACAATACTGGGCCGCTCCGATGCAGAAGATTCGGCACACAGCCCGACAGCCAATAAGGCCAGCGCCCAAAAAGCCAGGATGCTTTTATTTGTTTGTATGGTCATCGTTCTTGCTTACCACTTTTCCATCGATTTATATTGGATGAGGATTAAGGACATGGTTGTGAGCACGCTCGTTTTTGTTTTCACTAATTGTGATTCTTGTTTTCTTATTCTTTTCCGCGAACTGCCTTACGAACCTCTTCCATCACGGCCATGCACTTGGGATTGAAGATCGGATGATCATCAGTGACATCTGCCGTCATCGAAAGGTTGATGGTCACAGGCACTCCCTTTTCAGCCATCTTTTTGAAATATTGCACATAAGCCTTCGTCGGGCGACGAGGCCCCTTCCCCCATTTTTCGCTCATAGGTTTCTTGGGAATCCATGTATCCATGTATCCATGTATCCATGTATCCATGTATCCATGTAACACCACCAAGCCGGATCGATGATTCCATATTGTTTGCCAGGGCCCACCAGATCAGAGTTAAACTCAGCGAGCGAAGATCCACCGTCTCGGGTGGATAGATCACTGAAGGGGCTGACTGCGGGCCCTTGATTTGAGCTGAAACCAATCACGGCTTTCGGGTTGCCCGCCTTGATCGCACGAGCCCAACTTTCCCAGTGTGGATCCAAGGGATAATCGTGCATGAGACAGCCGTCGATATAACCGAATCCCTTGATCTTCTTGCCGTAGCGCAGGCTGCATTCACGTAGAATGGCCACCATGTTGTCACTAAATTTAGAAACATCCGCCGCACCATAATCTGCCGCTAAGGCATCACGCCAAACTGCAGCTTCGAATCCGTTATAGCCACTGTGTAGATAGAACAACGTAGCGATACCGCGCGAGTCCAGCTCGTCGACAATCTCCATCAGCAAATCTCGCTCCGTCGTGCGTCCGGGCATGACCGCATCGACCGCCTTGTTTGGACCGGGCCAATAAAAACCCTGATGAGTAACGGTAAAATTCACCCATGCCGCGCCCGTGCGTTCGACTTGATCCGCGAAGTGCTGAACATCAAACATATCGATCGATTCCTGAAACCATTCAGCTCTCTTCTGATCGCCTTTCCAGCCATACATATTGGCTGAGAAATGCACGAAGAGTCCATACTTCCCCTCGACCATCCAAGAAGAATCACCGCGAATTTCTTTGGCTCGCTCAAGCTGGGCCTGTCGAGCTGAGGGAGTTCCCAGCTCGATTGAATAAAGCATGAACTGCCCTTGGTCCCGATGTGTCGCCAATTCCTTATTCTTCTTCGTTGGCTTGACGGTGGATTCCGGCAAACGAAACGTAATCTGATTCACTCCTTCGTTGAGGTGTAGCACTCCGGGAACTTGCTGACGCCAATTCTGGGGTGAACCTCTCCAGGTTCTCTTCAAGGAAGGCGTTGTGATCACCGATTCGCCACACTTGAACTCCATCGTCTGGCCATCTGGTGAGGCCAAAATAATGCTGAGCGCATAATCATCGGCTTCTGGTGCATCCACGTAGAATGTCAGTTGGTCCTTACCAGAGTAGAAACCAGCAACGCCGTGCTGCCCGGTCAAGCCCTTTCCCGCGAATACGGCGCCGTCGAGTTTAGCGCGAGCTGCAACGATGGTGTTCAGATCATTCAGTCGCAACTTGACTGGCTGAGATGCCGGATCTGCACGATAGTAATCACCCGTTCTTGGCAGAGCCGTTTCCCCTGGATCTTCCGCCAATTCTTGGGCAGGCAATGTTAGCGCCGTGCTTAGAAAACAAGCGAATAAAGAGACTAGCGATATGGTGTTATGCTTTTTCATTATTTTCCGTTCGCTTCCTTTTTTGTTTCCTGGGTATTTTTCCAGGCTTCGCCGTATCGAGTTTCCAGAGGTCAATCTCTGCATCATTTTTTGAAGGCGACCCTTCCGTACTGCGTCCGCCCATGACATCCGCTTCCAACTGCTTCAGAAGACGCTCTGCGATTTCAGGGTGCCTGGTATAGAGGTTGGTGGTTTCGCCGGGATCCTGGTCCAAGTCATAGAGCTGTGCCTTGGGAGCATCGGCTGGAACGTCCGCTTCTTTGGGAGCCGACCAACCGCCGGATCCTTTCGCCAGGCACAGCTTCCATTTTCCTTGCCGGTAGGCGAAGTGCCCATCGATCGAATGGTGAATCACGCCTGCGCGGGAAGATTCAATTGGTTTCCCCGACAACGCCGGCAGAAAACTGACGCTGTCTTCGGCGCTGTCTGTTGGCAGCGGTTTACCGGTCAGCTCGGAAAACGTGGCAAAAAAGTCGGTCAAGCAAATCAATTGGTCGGACGACGAATCGGGCGTTACCTTCCCGGGCCAGCGAACGATAAATGGAATGCGATGTCCGCCATCCCAAATGTCTGCCTTCGAACCACGCATATGAGCGCTGGGGAAATGCCCGTGCGATTTCAATTTCTTGAAATTGGCTGCCTTGGAGCAGCCGTTGTCGCTGCTAAAGATGATCAACGTGTTATCGGCAAAGCCGTTGCGTTCCAATGCGTCAGTGATTTCGCCGACTCCAGCATCGGTCTGCATCACGAAATCGGCGTAGTCACCGAGCCCACTTTTCCCTTGCCACTCTTTGGTTGGGAGAATCGGCGTGTGCGGCGAACCATACGGAACATAGAGAAAGAATGGCTTTTCCTTTTCGGTGGCTCGCTGGTCAATGAATTCAACCGCCTTGCGGGTCAGACGCGGCAGCATGTTAATTTCATTTTCGTGAGCGATAACCTTGTCATTTTCAATCACGCCCTTCATATCCCCCGCATGATGGAAGCCATGGAAATAGTCGAACCCTCGATGAACCGGTCCGTCAGGAATCTTGGATCCAACTGGCGCGAGCGTCTTCCCTCTTTTTTTTATCGGAGTGCCTGACGCAGGATCGACATATTGGAAGTTAAGATGCCACTTACCAACGATCCCCGTATGGTAGCCCTGCGCTTTTAGGAAGCTCGCCACCGTCGGGCGGGCTTCAGCAATCAAGTTGGGCGCAAACCCCTGAACCACTCCGCGTTGCAATTTCGTGCGCCAACTGTAGCGGCCCGTCATCAATCCGTATCGCGTCGGAGTACACACCGATGAACCGGAGTGGGCGTCGGTGAAAATCATTCCTTCGGCCGCCAGTTTATCGACGCTTGGAGTCTTGATTTTTCCACGCGTTGGATTCAGGCATTGGACGTCGCCGTAGCCAAGGTCATCGCAAAGCACAATAACAATATTCGGCCGCTCCGCGTTGGCTGAGACAGCCAACGACAAAACAGCCCAGGCTCCAACGACCAGGTGTTGAGTCCTGGATGCTTGATTCATCAATTTCATAGTTCAGTGTTCCTAGTTGCGCTAAACATTATTTACATTCATGCTTTAAACTTCATTAACAGCCTGCGCCGTCGATGACGCATTCTCGGTGCGAGAAGTGTCATCGTTTGGTTGATTTCCAAAGACGAATTTTGTCGGTGTCGTTTGCTTGATCTGGTCCGGAAGTGCTGCGTCCGCGTTTGACATCGGACTCAAGCTGAGCGAGCAGTCGGGCTGCGATTTCGGGGCGTGATTCATACAAGTTCGTGGTCTCGCCGGGATCATCGTTCATTTCATACCGTTGAGCCTGTGGGCTGCCGTTTGGCACTTCGTCTTCCTTTGGACTAGTCCATCCGCCAGACCCTTTGGCCAATACCAATTTCCAGTTACCCACGCGATACGCGAAATGTCCCGAGATGGAATGGTGAACGACTCCGTCGCGTGTTGACAAGATCGGTTGTCCTTTAAGTGCCGGCAGAAAGCTGACGCTATCTTCACCTGTATCGGCGGACAGTTCTGTACCGACCGCTTCGGCACAGGTGGCGATTAGATCGGTCAAGCAGATCAATTGATGGTCTTGAGTCCCAGCTTGAATTTGTCTTGGCCAACGAGCGATAAAAGGCACGCGGTGCCCACCATCCCAGATGTCTGCTTTGGATCCCCGAAATTGAGCACTTGGGAAATGGCCTTTCGCTTCCATCGCAGTGATCTTCGCAGCTTTGGAACAGCCGTTGTCACTGGAGACAATAATCAGTGTATTGTCGCTCAATCCGGCCGCGTCCACGGCATCAACGATCCGACCGATAGCGGCATCGGTTTGCATTTGAAAATCGCCGTATGCACCCAGTTCGCTTTTTCCTTGCCACTGCGGCGAAGGCAGGATCGGAGTGTGGGGCGAGTTCAAAGCAACGTACGTAAAGAACGGTTGCTCCGCCGTTTGATTTTGAATGTAGGCGACGGCTCTGTCAGCGAATTCATCCAGGACATTCACCGCTTCGAAATCTTCGTGAGCAGGGCCCTTGCGATTGAATGCTTTTGTTGTCGTACATTCACCTACGAACTTATTGTTTTCGACATAGATATAGGGCGGCATGTCCAATGACGCGGAGATGCCAAAGTAGTAATCGAAGCCACGGTCCGTCGGGCCACCTTCGATCCGGCCTTTCCAGTTAACGTTATTTTTACCTTTGTCTTTTTCTGGAAAGCTCATGCCCAGGTGCCACTTGCCAATCATGGCCGTTCGGTAGCCGTTGGACTTGGGGATGTCCCATTTGTTGTTGAAACTCTTGATGCTCTCTCCAGTAAAAACGTAGCCGTTGATAGTAAGCACTGTCGATTGGAGTCGTTTCATCTTCGTTTCACCATTTCCTGATATTTAATCATTTCTTCGACAATGTTTGCTGAGAGTAGTTGCGCAGGGCAACTCGGTTTTTCCGTACGCTTTGTCTCCTCAAATGGTAACCCGACGCGTTAGCGAGGGATTCACGCCGTCCCTCGCTAACGCGTCGGGTTACCGAAGCAGCCTAAACGCAATCATTGCTTTACCCTGCGTAGCTGAGCACACGCGTTGACTACTCCCTCACCGAATGGTTTCAGGACGCAAAAAAAATCCCCGCATGCCGAGTGGGCATCCGGGGAATGGAATCGATAAGATCGACTAGGCTGCGGCCTTTAAGTGGCGTCGGCGACGCATGGCCAGCACGCCGATACCACCGAGGAAAAGTGCAACACTGGACGGCTCGGGAACGGCGGTAACATCGACCGTGAGGTTGTCTAGAACAACAGTCGCTCCAGTATTAGCGTTTGGCGTTACGTTGGGGTTATTGTTGGCGAAAACCAGACCAACAAACTGGTCTGTACCGTTAAAGTTAAAGGTGAAAGGCACATCAGTACCGGCGCCGGTAATTAATTGGTCAGAACCAAGCGCACTAATCGTTGCGGTTCCGGTAGAACCAGTCGGATCGACGTCGGGGCCTGAATGAAGATCCAAACTGACAAGATTTGTGGCATCCACCCCCGTCGCGGCGTATGCCTGAAAAAAGGTTGTCGCACCATCAGTGCCAGCTGTATAGCTCGTCACATCAACCTCAACGGTAACGAGTCCGGTTGCCCATCCTGTAGTATCGAGCCAGACGCCACTACCCCTAAATCTATTATCACCAAGGATACCAAGAGTCAGGACATCGCCAGCGACACCCGGGGTTTGGCTTGAACCAAACCAATCCCCAGCCACGACGTCGGGCGTAGCGCCACCCAGATCCAAGGCTGCGTTGCTCGTAGTATACGAGGTAGTAAAATCAGTGCTGTACACCAAAGCCGCACTCGCGTTCCCCGCCATCATTAGGACGATTACTGCTGCACATGCGATGTTCTTCAGTCGTAGGATTCTGTTTTTCATTGTCGTTTTTTCCTTTTAGGGCACAATCGGCCACCGAAATTCACGGATTCAGGTGCTTATGAGGGCGATATGTCGGTCTAGCATAGCTGAAGCCAGAAGACGTGTTAGTCAGGTGTTTACCGGACCCGCAAAGTCATTTGTGCCTTGCAAAGTCATCTGTCGTCGACAAAACCACCATGCGGCGACGCTTTTGCGCAGCGTGGGCGGCTAATTGCGTCGTGCGATCACCGCTCCGCCCATCAAGCGACTTTTCACGTCGCGCGGCACTTCTGGGATTGGTATAGCGAATGTCGCAAGACTTCCGGCCACGCTCCGAACGCTTGCGAGTCCGGCTACGAGAGAGTTGGATACGCCTAATATTCGAGTTCAATTCCGACATACGGCGTGAAGCGGAAGCGAATCGGATGCTTTCACCTAACTACGGAAGCAACGACGGTCAGATCGCTTCCTTTGTTCCATTCGACGCTCCCCCCGTTTGCCTCGCCGGTGCGGCTGTCGGTCATGCCACCAATCGACAATGCATCGGTCAATCAATATGTGGCCTAGACTTCCAGCCTGGGGTTCGCGGGACTCCCAGGCTAGAAGCCTAGGCTACGTTTTCGTGTATTAACGGCGTGTCGTGCGAGCAGATGCCTGGTCGTTCAAGCCCCAGTCGTAATCGAGATGCGAGACTGAAACCGAGTTCGCGATCGCTGCATCGTAGGCTTCGCGTGATGGCAAGTAGGGAGCGAGCTTGCGGAGTTGGGCGGCTTGGTCGTGGCCAAAATCTTCGCCGAACCAGTCTAGGATCGACGAGAGCTGGAACTTGCGGCCCGATGCGTCGTATTGAAAGTTGTCAGGATTGGCAAAGAAGACTTTGGTATTGGCGGTTAGCTGAGCATCCAGCTTCTCAGCCGTATAGGCTTCGGCCAACAGTCGCGGGCAGCTGCGGGAGGCACAAACGATGGCGAAGTGAATCCGTGGCTCACCCATCTTTCGTAGCACTTCATGTTCCATCTGGTTAAGCGAGTATGGCTTTCCACCAACCGTCAACAACAGGTCGTCCCAGATGTTGTAGCCAAAAACTCTCGCGGTGTGATTGCGGATGCTGGTCGTCGGATACTCGCGAAGGATTCCATGTACCGTCAATGCGTTATAGGCGTTGATCCAAAAGGCGAGCTTGGCCGCCTGGCTGGCCTGAGCATTCGGGTTTGCAGTCGAGAGATACGTCAAAAACGTTTCTAGTGACTGCACATCCGCAGCGGACTGTTTCCAGCCCGCGTAGTTGACGTTTCCGTTTTCATCAACATACCGCTTCAGCAAGGCATCCCAAGTGCGGGGATCGATCCGGTCCATCGAAACTTGCTGATTCGCAGGCACACTGGTACCAACGGTAACCTTCGTCCCGGCCATGCACGGGTTCATCGAAAGCAGCGATAGAGCACCAGTGGCCAACGCGATCATGATGTAAGAGGCAGAAGTTTTTCTCATTGGGAGTCTCCGTTCGTTTATTGAGGCAACTGGAAAGGATGGCTTCCGTTATGCCATTGGTTATTCAATGGCCATCGGAATTCATGTTCCGTCCAAGAGTCGCGTCCGCAGACTGACGAGTCTGTGAGACTCAACACAATTGCTGGTGAAATGGCAAGTTGCTTCATTGCTCGCAGACATTTCGCCGATTGCATTCGAGCTGATCCGGAACCGTGTCCTCACTCGCATGACGTCGGTGATGTGTTGGACAGCACTAACGGTGAGTCACTTCACAGATCAAGGGCTCCGCTTTGGGTTAAATAGTTCCCGCCCCTGTGTTTCGGCTCACACTGCAAACGGACATGTTTAGCCGAAATAGGAACAGGACAGGAATTCTCGTTCTCAGCTAACCCATGCCAAATTTTCGTAAGGATGCCCCCAATGTCTCGTAAATTACTCACCAGTGCGTCAGTTCGCGGCATTGCTACGTTTGGATGCCTGCTGCTTACCGGATGCCGCCAGCCCGCAGGCTGTCAGGATGGTAGCTGCTCCGTTCCTTCGGCCGGGTATGGATCGCCCGCCTACTCTGCGTCGCCTTCGTATTCACAACCCGCGTATCAAGGTTCTGGTTCGAGCAATTCAATGCCATCGTCTTCCTATTCCGCCCCAACCCAAAGCTACACAGCTCCTCCCCAAAGTTACTCAGCTCCAGGCGGTTCTGGGACGCGTTCCACGCCATCTGGCGGTTCGGGTACACGTTAAGTGAAGACGAGAAACTTTTCTTGATCTCTGTAAGGTTCGTGTGAGTCTACCGTCTTCCCTTGCGAACGTATCCCGTAGCCTAGGCTTCCAGCCTGGGTCTCGTTCATGCATCTAATTGTCCCAGGCTAGAAGCCTAGGCTACGCAAAGAACCACCATGCAATTATCACTTCTAAGACAAAAAAGCGAACTCGCCAACGCAGCCATGCAGCGAGAAATCCTCGAAGGAGAATCGCAGCCGCGGCAGCCATACTTCGACGAAAAACTTCGCTCCAGCGGTCTGTCATATCTTCGTGCCACTGGCATCGAAGTGCTGCAGATCAACGTCGGCAAGCTGTGTAACCAAACTTGCACACATTGCCACGTCGACGCCGGGCCAGACCGTCGCGAAAGCATGTCGCGGGAAACGGCAGAGCAGATCATTGATGTACTCGAGAACAACGACATACCGACGCTGGATATCACCGGTGGTGCACCGGAGATGAACCCCAATTTTCGTTGGCTTGTCGAGCAAGCTCACAAGCTTGGACGCCGAGTGATTGACCGCTGCAACCTAACGATCTTAGTGGCCAATGGATTCAAGGACTTACCCGATTTTCTTGCTGAACATGATGTCGAGGTCGTCGCCTCTTTACCATGCTACATGGAAGAGAACTGCGATAGCCAACGCGGCGACGGCGTCTTTAAGCGTTCCAATGACGCGCTGCACCGACTGAATCAACTGGGGTACGGGCACCCCGGATCGGGTCGAAAGTTGACGCTCGTTTACAACCCGACTGGAATCTCTCTACCTCCGTCGCAAGAACAACTTGAATCGACCCACCGCGACGAGCTGAAATCGCGTTACGGCATTGTCTTTTCGGAACTGCACACGATCACCAACCTTCCAATCAGCCGGTTCCTCGATGATCTGCTCCAGGGCGACCAACTTGATGAGTACATGCAGAAGCTGATCGACAGCTTCAATCCGGTCACGGTCGATGGCGTCATGTGCCGCACGATGCTCTCTGTTGATTGGCAGGGAAGACTGTTTGACTGTGATTTCAACCAGATGTTGAGTATGGGATTGTCCGCCGACCTCCCACAACACATTTCGGATTTCGATCCAGCGAGACTTGGCGACCGCTCAATCCAGACCGGCCGGCATTGCTTCGGCTGTACAGCCGGATGCGGTTCGAGTTGCCAGGGAGCCGTGGTGAAGATCGGAGCAGCTCAGTGATCGTCCTTTTTGCTCTCGTAGCAGGCATTTTGTTGGCCTACGCGAACGGTTCGAACGACAACTTTAAAGGTGTCGCCACATTGTACGGCAGCGACACAACGACGTACCGCCGAGCACTCGTGTGGGCGACGGCAACTACTGCGGCAGGTTCGCTGACGGCCGTTTGGCTCGCTCGCGAATTGCTGGAACGATTCTCTGGCAAAGGAATCGTGCCGGACGCACTCGTGGATCAGAATGAATTCGGCGTTGCAGTCGCGTTGGCTGCAGGCGTGACCGTGATGCTGGCGAGCCGCTTTGGGTTTCCGATTTCTACCACTCACGCTTTGGTGGGCTCGATGGTTGGAGCCGCGGGGGCTTCATCGTTTGCCGTCGATTGGAATGTTCTGTCGACTAAGCTAATGGCACCGCTTTTGCTTAGCCCACTGATTGCGATCCTCGTTACATCAGTCCTGTATCTGACGTTTCGCCGAACCCGGATTGCGATGGGGATTACGAAAGAAACATGTCTTTGCAGCGGTCGCGAAGTCGTCGAGGTTGTTCCGTTGGGATCGAGCGCGATGGCAATGATGCGTGCTGAGGAGCTTTCGGTCACGATGGGGACCAACGTAAGCTGTCGAGACCATTATGCCGGCAACCTTGTGGGTGTCGATGCTCGTCAGTCGCTCGACACCATGCATTTCCTTTCTGCGGGGATGGTCAGCTTCGCGCGTGGCTTGAATGACACGCCGAAGATCGCCGCGCTGCTATTGATTGTCCCTGCTCTGAATTCGCTGACCGCAACGGTATTGTGCGGCTTGGCGATCGCCATCGGTGGCTGGTTCGGTGCGAAGAAGATCGCCGAAAAGCTGAGCCACGGCATTACTGAAATGAACGCCGGCCAAGGGTTCACCGCGAATCTGGTCACGTCAGTCTTGGTCGTGTTCGCGAGCCGCTGGGGGTTGCCTGTATCGACCACCCATGTTTCCTGTGGCGCGCTGTTCGGAATCGGAAGTGTGACCGGTCAAGCGAACTGGAAGTCGATTGGTCAGATCTTGCTCGCATGGGTGACGACCCTCCCGGCGGCCGCGTTAATCGCCTGGCTCGTTTTCAAAGTGCTAACGTAGCCTAGGCTTCCAGCCTGGGTTCCGCTGTTGTCCCAGGCTGGAAGCCTAGGCTACGTCATTCGAATCTTTCAAGTGAGACACGATGAAGCCACAAAACGATCGTGTCATCGTATTCTCGAGGTATCCCGAACCAGGCGTCACGAAAACTCGTATGATTCCGGCGTTGGGGCCTGAACGCGCCGCACAACTTCAGCAGGCGCTCACGAAACGGACCCTCGATGTTGTGAATCGCTTCGGCGCAGACCATCCATGTGACTTGGAGGTGCGGTTCGCTGGCGGTGAATCGGCGCGAATGAGTCTTATGTTTGGAGCGGGCCTATCTTATCGGTCCCAGAGCGAGGGCGACTTGGACCAGCGATTGGTCGATGCCTTCGCGACTGCGTTCAAGGAAGGGGTAACACGAGTCGTGGTGGTGGGGGCGGATTGCCCGGGAATTGACTCAGCGATTCTCGACGAAGCAATCAACGCTTTGTCACACGCCGATGTGGTCCTGGGACCGGCGATTGACGGTGGCTACTATCTGATTGGACTAAGCACGAATCAGCCTCAACTCTTTCAGCAAATTGACTGGGGCGGCGTAAACGTCTTCCGACAGACCATTGAGAAGGCAAAGCAGTCGCGATGCAAAGTTCATTGTTTGCGAACGCTTTCGGATGTTGACTATCCAGAGGATTTGGTTGTTTGTCGACGTTATCCTGAGACATTCGAAAAACTGCTTCCCCGGACCCGCGAGGGTGTGTTGTCGGTCATTGTGCCGACACTGAATGAAGAGCGACGCATCGAACAGACGCTCTGTCGAGCGGTTGGATTGCCGAATGTCGAAGTCATCGTTGCGGACGGCGGCAGCGAAGATTCGACGATCGACATCGCGCGCCAAATGGGTGCGGCGGTTGTCTCAGCCAATCCAGGGCGCGGGCGTCAGATGAATGCTGGCGCAGCGATTTCGAGCGGTGACGTGTTGCTGTTCTTGCATGCTGACACCCAGCTGCCGGATTCCTTTCACCAGCACGTTCGGGCGACCCTCCAGCACGGCGCAATCGCGGGAGCCTTTTCGTTGCGGATCGACGGTGATCGGTTTGGGCTGAGAGGGATTGAGAAAGGTGTGAACATCCGGTCGAATTTTCTTGGGCGACCTTACGGGGACCAGGGTTTGTTCGTATCGGCAAGTCGGTTCTTTAAATGCGGTGGTTTTCCGAATTGGCCGTTGATGGAAGACGTCGAGCTATGCCGCCGCTTGCGGAAGCAGGGAACCATCTCGCTTGCCGAAGCCGCCGTCACAACATCGGCTCGCCGGTGGATGCATTTGGGAATCCTGAAAACCACGTTCATCAACCAACTTTGCATCGCCAGCTTTTACCTTGGTGTCTCGCCAACGAAACTCGATCGCTGGTATCGGTCGCGACGTTCGGTTTCGTAAGTTATAAAACCAATCGTTGAGCAATCTGGAGGGCAGCGTCAGCGACTTACGATCTCGGTTTCAGGCCGAAATGCATGCCATGCAAACCAGAATGTATTCATCCACTGAAGTCCGGCGTCAGCCTTGACGACTCGAATCGTTTGATCGTTGGCGTCGAATGCAACTGTCAACTTTTTGCTGCCGAGCGACTGTTCGATTTCCGTCGATTTCCCTCCAAACGCAGAAATGGGAATCGCTAATGCGTTGGCATCGTCCCAAACGCCCAGCACACTCTCCTTCAAGGGCAACGCGTTGTTTATTGGCTTTACCGGAAACATCAGTTGGGTCTGTTTGAAATAGCGTGTGTACGGACTGCCTTGATAGTTTCGCCGGTGGCCAGTTTCCGATGAGAGGACTGTTGTGTTTGGGTTGCGAGCTTGCCAGGCAGCCCACGTGGTGAGTTCCATTGGTAAAACGGTTAACTTCATGCCAGCACCGGGGCCAGAAACGCCTTCGCCTTTCACCTGCGACCAGAGACTTTCCATGTTGGATCGATCGTACATCAACACGTTGCTGTTGTAGAGCAAAC harbors:
- a CDS encoding TIGR04283 family arsenosugar biosynthesis glycosyltransferase codes for the protein MKPQNDRVIVFSRYPEPGVTKTRMIPALGPERAAQLQQALTKRTLDVVNRFGADHPCDLEVRFAGGESARMSLMFGAGLSYRSQSEGDLDQRLVDAFATAFKEGVTRVVVVGADCPGIDSAILDEAINALSHADVVLGPAIDGGYYLIGLSTNQPQLFQQIDWGGVNVFRQTIEKAKQSRCKVHCLRTLSDVDYPEDLVVCRRYPETFEKLLPRTREGVLSVIVPTLNEERRIEQTLCRAVGLPNVEVIVADGGSEDSTIDIARQMGAAVVSANPGRGRQMNAGAAISSGDVLLFLHADTQLPDSFHQHVRATLQHGAIAGAFSLRIDGDRFGLRGIEKGVNIRSNFLGRPYGDQGLFVSASRFFKCGGFPNWPLMEDVELCRRLRKQGTISLAEAAVTTSARRWMHLGILKTTFINQLCIASFYLGVSPTKLDRWYRSRRSVS
- the arsS gene encoding arsenosugar biosynthesis radical SAM (seleno)protein ArsS (Some members of this family are selenoproteins.), translated to MQLSLLRQKSELANAAMQREILEGESQPRQPYFDEKLRSSGLSYLRATGIEVLQINVGKLCNQTCTHCHVDAGPDRRESMSRETAEQIIDVLENNDIPTLDITGGAPEMNPNFRWLVEQAHKLGRRVIDRCNLTILVANGFKDLPDFLAEHDVEVVASLPCYMEENCDSQRGDGVFKRSNDALHRLNQLGYGHPGSGRKLTLVYNPTGISLPPSQEQLESTHRDELKSRYGIVFSELHTITNLPISRFLDDLLQGDQLDEYMQKLIDSFNPVTVDGVMCRTMLSVDWQGRLFDCDFNQMLSMGLSADLPQHISDFDPARLGDRSIQTGRHCFGCTAGCGSSCQGAVVKIGAAQ
- a CDS encoding DUF3179 domain-containing protein; this translates as MGIQSGLTRSLLLLIPLTIAVPWSLQRHVDRPTSDQLVVQSVQLRGQGGIGFDLRQATIPVQEIRSGGPPKDGIPSLSNPTMISAAEATYLRAGDRVIGVESGGESRAYPLAILNYHEIINDRIGELPIAVTYCPLCDSAVVFDRRTPLGEREFGVSGLLYNSNVLMYDRSNMESLWSQVKGEGVSGPGAGMKLTVLPMELTTWAAWQARNPNTTVLSSETGHRRNYQGSPYTRYFKQTQLMFPVKPINNALPLKESVLGVWDDANALAIPISAFGGKSTEIEQSLGSKKLTVAFDANDQTIRVVKADAGLQWMNTFWFAWHAFRPETEIVSR
- a CDS encoding inorganic phosphate transporter → MIVLFALVAGILLAYANGSNDNFKGVATLYGSDTTTYRRALVWATATTAAGSLTAVWLARELLERFSGKGIVPDALVDQNEFGVAVALAAGVTVMLASRFGFPISTTHALVGSMVGAAGASSFAVDWNVLSTKLMAPLLLSPLIAILVTSVLYLTFRRTRIAMGITKETCLCSGREVVEVVPLGSSAMAMMRAEELSVTMGTNVSCRDHYAGNLVGVDARQSLDTMHFLSAGMVSFARGLNDTPKIAALLLIVPALNSLTATVLCGLAIAIGGWFGAKKIAEKLSHGITEMNAGQGFTANLVTSVLVVFASRWGLPVSTTHVSCGALFGIGSVTGQANWKSIGQILLAWVTTLPAAALIAWLVFKVLT